The Rhizobium etli 8C-3 genome has a segment encoding these proteins:
- a CDS encoding caspase family protein, whose product MMQRSSCFRPKWIFLIPLLALFLTAFSHMAHAERRAAIVVGNGEYEFAPLANPKNDSKLIAATLTELGFDVLLFYDVKKAAVGDLENATRTHLLGADLAILYYAGHALQYEGRSLLLPVDVRTGSAKEVVDDAMVLNDLIDIVKDDPVGVKLIILDACRNNPLTSEKGLQQGLANIEAGSGQVLIAFATGAGEVAYDGTGVNSPYSLALANALQQPGLDIYDTFRTVRGDVRLATSGSQIPWITGSIETKFVLKPGGADEPAPEVPGGDGALTIDQVLWYFIQDSADPTDFERFAKVFPKSQLAVEALKRSSLQVAELQKRGLFVSGALAATAISTEPPSDEATEAAGAEFVFQQAGERAVSETFRVWPREMPDTQSGMKTIVTDCDLYAADPNDPQRVVPGVTNGLVNVRDGLRSCGYALAADPSNPRLQFQLARVLEIAKRYDWAEHFYELASQQQYSAAFVNLGYMARAGVGREVDYKRALDFYMKAAPLGNLRARTNVGTAYIRGQGVPQNPEEGILWYRLAASSGWSNAITALGDSFRRGTGVKKDDVEATRLYAAAADAGQIDAMTNLGRAYVSGLGVKKDVKRGFDLMIRATEMGNQYAPFYAARLLVKGEGNVSRDANRAFALLELSARRGFEDAYLELAKGYAEGSFSRGKPDLKKAYFSATLATRFKVDEAERTRSSVGEKLNAATRKQIDEEVELFVQQNGL is encoded by the coding sequence ATGATGCAAAGAAGTTCCTGCTTTCGGCCGAAGTGGATTTTCCTGATCCCGCTGTTGGCGCTGTTCTTAACGGCATTCTCGCACATGGCCCATGCGGAGCGGCGAGCCGCCATCGTGGTGGGGAATGGCGAATACGAGTTTGCGCCTCTGGCGAACCCCAAAAACGATTCCAAGCTGATTGCCGCGACGCTCACGGAGCTTGGTTTCGATGTCCTGCTTTTCTACGACGTCAAGAAGGCCGCTGTCGGCGACCTCGAAAATGCAACCCGCACGCATCTTCTCGGCGCTGATCTGGCTATCCTCTACTACGCGGGACATGCGCTGCAATACGAAGGGCGAAGCCTGCTGCTACCCGTCGATGTAAGGACCGGATCGGCCAAAGAAGTGGTCGACGACGCCATGGTTCTCAATGACCTAATAGACATCGTCAAGGACGACCCGGTCGGCGTCAAGCTGATCATTTTGGACGCCTGCCGCAACAACCCACTGACCTCGGAAAAGGGACTGCAGCAGGGCTTGGCAAATATCGAGGCCGGCTCTGGTCAGGTCCTCATCGCCTTCGCCACAGGCGCCGGCGAAGTGGCTTACGACGGTACCGGAGTGAACAGCCCTTATTCTTTGGCGCTGGCCAATGCGCTTCAGCAGCCGGGCCTCGACATCTACGACACGTTCAGAACAGTGCGTGGAGACGTGCGCCTTGCCACCAGCGGATCGCAAATACCATGGATCACAGGCTCGATCGAAACCAAATTCGTCCTGAAGCCGGGCGGCGCCGACGAACCAGCACCCGAGGTCCCGGGGGGCGACGGCGCGCTGACTATTGACCAGGTCCTGTGGTATTTCATTCAAGACAGCGCGGATCCAACTGATTTCGAACGTTTCGCAAAGGTGTTTCCGAAGAGCCAGCTTGCGGTCGAAGCGCTCAAACGCAGCAGTCTCCAGGTTGCTGAGTTGCAGAAGCGCGGGCTGTTTGTCAGCGGTGCACTTGCCGCCACCGCGATTTCCACCGAGCCGCCGTCCGATGAGGCTACTGAAGCCGCTGGAGCGGAGTTTGTTTTTCAGCAGGCCGGCGAGCGCGCCGTCAGCGAGACTTTTCGTGTCTGGCCACGCGAAATGCCCGACACACAAAGCGGCATGAAGACAATCGTTACGGATTGCGATCTGTATGCAGCCGATCCCAACGATCCTCAACGCGTGGTACCGGGTGTTACGAACGGGCTGGTTAACGTCCGCGACGGACTGCGCTCCTGCGGTTATGCGCTCGCTGCAGATCCCAGCAACCCACGCCTGCAGTTTCAGTTGGCCCGCGTCCTTGAAATAGCGAAACGCTATGACTGGGCGGAGCATTTCTATGAACTCGCCAGCCAGCAGCAATACAGCGCCGCATTCGTCAATCTCGGTTACATGGCCCGGGCCGGTGTCGGCCGCGAAGTCGATTACAAGCGTGCCTTGGATTTCTACATGAAGGCAGCACCGCTCGGAAATCTCAGAGCAAGGACAAATGTGGGAACGGCCTACATCCGCGGTCAAGGCGTGCCTCAAAATCCCGAAGAGGGGATCCTATGGTACAGACTTGCAGCATCAAGCGGCTGGTCGAACGCGATCACAGCACTCGGCGACAGCTTCCGTCGCGGCACCGGCGTGAAGAAAGATGATGTGGAGGCGACGAGGCTTTATGCCGCGGCGGCCGATGCCGGTCAGATCGACGCCATGACCAATCTCGGCCGTGCCTATGTCAGCGGATTGGGTGTGAAGAAAGATGTCAAGCGGGGCTTTGATCTGATGATCCGCGCGACGGAAATGGGTAACCAGTATGCGCCCTTCTACGCAGCACGCCTTCTCGTGAAGGGCGAAGGCAACGTTTCTCGCGATGCCAATCGCGCATTTGCCCTGCTGGAACTGTCAGCACGCCGAGGCTTCGAAGACGCCTATCTCGAACTTGCCAAGGGTTACGCGGAGGGCAGTTTTAGTCGTGGAAAGCCGGATTTAAAGAAGGCATATTTCAGCGCAACGCTCGCCACTCGTTTCAAGGTCGATGAGGCAGAACGGACCAGGTCTTCGGTGGGTGAAAAACTGAACGCTGCGACGCGAAAGCAAATCGATGAAGAAGTCGAGCTTTTTGTTCAGCAGAATGGGCTTTGA